The Phaenicophaeus curvirostris isolate KB17595 chromosome 15, BPBGC_Pcur_1.0, whole genome shotgun sequence genome window below encodes:
- the LOC138727265 gene encoding protocadherin beta-15-like produces MAIARQVLCLSALLSLPHARSQPLRYSVAEEAPSGSLVADVAEDAGLAPAQLSARRARLASEDGRQRLRLDRATGRLVVAERLDREELCAQAPACTLPLELLLADPLQFFRIEVAVRDVNDHSPRFPDEQVTLRIPETSNPGSRFPLVVAEDLDVGSNSVQSYSISPWNEYFSVSFGNRADGDQYLELVLEKPLDREEQEEVGFILLAVDGGSPARSGSAEIRVVVLDANDNPPVFTQDRYVGQVLENAPEGTVVLSVVATDLDVGANGDISYQWGSQSSSAFEIDAKSGEINLMKPLDFEMTEKHEFSVQAMDGGGLSAICKVLVEVVDVNDNAPELVVSSFSSPLPENTLPGTVVAFFTVRDRDAGANGKVTCALEEQLSFFLRPAYKNYYELVTVSTLDREETAGYIVTVTAADAGSPPLTTTQTFTVDISDVNDNAPVFNQTSYNMYVHENNIPTVLVGTVYASDADIGPNAKVTYSLAPAQPTEQPPCSCISVNSENGHVFVLRPLDYEELKQVEVLVVASDAGSPPLSANVTVRLVVVDENDNAPLVLHPAQDSSPASSELVPMSAEAGYLVTKVVAVDADSGQNSWLSYQLLKATDPGLFVVGAQSGEVRLRRPVTERDTVKQKLIILVRDNGRPPLSATAALSALLLNDFSDVRLPHSSLDMEDEEDSLTVYLIISLVFVSLLFLASVATFIACKACKRKQLKDGHVLYAASNLPSSLADAASAGTLPHPYCYEINLTTGSGNSEFKFLKPILPSLPPQHCALGGDTDCEQDFPEDPLTTEDVAPENAGMLSAEQFNTLSFN; encoded by the coding sequence atgGCGATCGCAAGGCAagtgctttgtctctctgctctcctctcgctGCCGCACGctcgctcccagcccctgcgctACTCCGTAGCCGAGGAGGCGCCGAGCGGCTCGCTCGTAGCCGACGTGGCCGAGGACGCGGGGCTGGCCCCGGCGCAGCTCTCGGCTCGCCGCGCCCGCCTGGCCTCGGAGGACGGCCGGCAGCGCTTGCGCTTGGACCGCGCCACCGGCCGCCTCGTCGTGGCCGAGAGGCTCGACCGGGAGGAGCTGTGCGCCCAGGCGCCCGCCTGCACGCtgcccttggagctgctgctggccgaCCCGCTGCAGTTCTTCCGCATCGAGGTGGCCGTGCGGGACGTCAACGACCACTCGCCCCGCTTCCCGGACGAGCAGGTCACGCTTAGGATCCCTGAGACCAGCAACCCCGGCTCGCGTTTTCCTCTGGTGGTGGCTGAGGACTTGGATGTTGGCAGTAACAGCGTCCAGTCTTACAGCATCTCTCCCTGGAACGAATACTTTAGTGTTTCCTTTGGGAATCGTGCTGACGGTGATCAGTACTTGGAACTGGTTTTGGAAAAGCCTCTagacagagaggagcaggaggaggtgggttTCATTCTTCTCGCAGTGGATGGTGGCTCACCAGCGAGGAGTGGGAGCGCCGAAATCCGCGTTGTTGTTCTGGATGCAAATGACAATCCTCCTGTCTTCACACAGGACAGGTACGTTGGCCAGGTTTTGGAAAATGCCCCCGAGGGCACCGTGGTTCTGAGTGTGGTAGCAACTGATCTGGATGTGGGTGCTAATGGGGACATCTCTTATCAATGGGGTAGCCAAAGCTCCTCTGCGTTTGAGATTGATGCCAAGAGTGGTGAAATTAATCTCATGAAGCCTCTGGACTTTGAGATGACAGAGAAACACGAGTTTAGTGTGCAGGCCATGGATGGTGGAGGCCTCTCTGCTATCTGCAAGGTGTTGGTGGAGGTGGTGGATGTGAATGACAATGCACCAGAGCTGGTGGTGagttccttcagcagccccctccccgaGAACACATTACCTGGGACAGTGGTCGCCTTCTTCACTGTCAGGGACCGTGATGCTGGAGCCAACGGGAAGGTCACCTGTGCCCTTGAGGAGCAGCTGTCATTCTTCCTGCGGCCTGCCTATAAAAATTACTATGAGCTGGTGACTGTGAGCACACTGGACCGGGAGGAGACCGCAGGCTACATTGTAACTGTCACAGCAGCAGATGCAGGGTCACCTCCTCTCACCACCACCCAGACCTTCACGGTGGACATCTCTGATGTCAACGACAATGCACCTGTCTTCAACCAGACATCATACAACATGTATGTGCATGAGAACAACATCCCCACTGTTCTTGTTGGAACCGTGTATGCCTCAGATGCTGACATAGGCCCCAATGCCAAGGTGACTTATTCCCTGGCACCAGCTCAACCCACAGAGCAGCCTCCCTgttcctgcatttctgtgaacTCTGAGAATGGGCACGTGTTTGTGCTGCGACCTCTGGACTACGAGGAGCTGAAGCAGGTTGAGGTCTTGGTGGTTGCCTCTGATGCAGGATCTCCTCCTCTCAGTGCCAACGTCACTGTCCGCCTTGTTGTGGTGGATGAGAATGACAATGCCCCACTGGTGCTGCATCCAGCCCAGgacagcagcccagcatccaGCGAGCTGGTGCCCATGTCCGCTGAGGCGGGGTACCTGGTCACCAAAGTGGTGGCTGTTGATGCCGACTCTGGGCAGAACTCGTGGCTCTCGTACCAACTGCTGAAGGCCACTGACCCCGGTCTGTTTGTGGTGGGTGCCCAAAGTGGGGAGGTGCGTCTGAGGAGGCCAGTGACGGAGAGAGACACTGTGAAGCAGAAGCTCATCATCCTGGTGCGAGACAATGGGCGGCCACCGCTGTCggccacagcagcactgagtgcaCTTCTGCTCAATGACTTCTCAGATGTGCGACTACCACACAGCAGCCTGGACATGGAGGATGAAGAAGACTCTCTGACAGTCTATTTAATCATTTCCTTGGTCTTTGTCTCATTGCTCTTCCTCGCATCCGTGGCAACCTTCATCGCCTGCAAAGCGTGCAAGAGAAAGCAACTCAAGGATGGGCATGTGCTTTATGCTGCCAGCAACTTGCCAAGCAGCCTGGCTGATGCAGCCTCTGCAGggaccctgccccatccctattGCTACGAGATCAACCTCACAACTGGCTCAGGCAACAGCGAGTTCAAGTTCCTGAAGCCCATCCTGCCCAGCCTGCCACCACAGCACTGTGCCCTGGGCGGGGACACTGATTGTGAACAGGATTTTCCTGAAGACCCTCTCACCACTGAGGATGTGGCACCAGAGAACGCAGGGATGCTCTCTGCAGAACAGTTCAATACTCTTTCCTTTAACTAG
- the LOC138727267 gene encoding protocadherin beta-15-like yields MLSPVLEGLNRLLNFPKVLIRGAIQEAMCPFWRDTIWGISQSSSLSSSPFISGASTSSSKGRAGGSAAAEQQRKYSPVRRWVGVLAANRRVPVPAPALQAAAERKSRGSSSGRAAAHGVGELGGFQAPQPGTADQIRLGRGWTMLGTTEDGEWLLWRVRASGRRSGERQRRVILLLVCVCVCQSGAEPLRYSLAEEMERESFVGNIAEDLGLSPSQLAARKARVVSEGNERLFHLNRNTGALTAKESLDREEMCPRRDTCTVFFKIVFENPLELIRGEVEVLDVNDNSPVFPEKELMLEIPETTSPGSRFPLQSARDKDVGQNGLQNYSLESNSHFSLDFGTGKVDVKYLELVLERHLDREEQPQMNLVLTATDGGSPPRSGTVQVQIVVLDANDNTPVFSREVYEVQLAESSPPGQLVVRVAAADPDEGSNGKVRYSFTQTSERSRQLFQLNPDTGEIRVAGTVDFEEAERHDLVVRATDGGGLSAHCKVRVEVLDVNDNAPEITLTSQSASIPEDAPPRTVVALLSVRDRDSGDNGRTECFIDGDSPFMLTGGGDEYYELRTTAALDRERAAEYNVTVRAADRGRRRLSSRASLRVQVSDVNDNAPEFTQAVYTASVSENEGPMVRIGSVSATDADAGANGRVRYALVRQEGAEQPAVSVNAESGAVFLLRPLDYEQVRALEVAVRAADGGSPPLSAQAVLRVVVRDENDNAPVVLHPPAESSGAAAGELVPRSAEAGYLVAKVVAVDADAGQNAWLSYELWKATEPGLFRVGPHSGEVRTARAVAERDAPRHRLVVLVRDRGRPPRSATATLGIALVGGFSDAHLRGAEEAPAAEPEGPLTLSLTVCLACVSALFLATAGAAVAAKVRRARRSAAESLPAFPQSAPPSSAGSLPRSSVYDVCFAAGSLDGDLRFLGPLLPCFPAGLPPGPAEQRSSLCSTEAANLGDDGDRAAEVRDLPGPGRGRERGGSSAGGSGCRSRQSSHLRRHGSQTCGSSLHCKEGEGAPWQF; encoded by the exons cctccagcagcaaaggccGGGCTGGCGGCTCTGCCGCggctgagcagcagaggaaatattcCCCCGTGCGACGCTGGGTGGGGGTGTTGGCCGCGAACCGGCGGGTTCCTGTGCCCGCCCCGGCTTTGCAGGCAGCGGCGGAGAGAAAGAGCCGCGGGAGCAGCTCGGGAAGGGCGGCGGCACACGGAGTCGGGGAGCTCGGGGGCTTTCAGGCCCCTCAGCCCGGGACTGCTGACCAAATCCGCCTCGGACGCGGCTGGACGATGCTGGGAACGACGGAGGACGGGGAATGGCTTTTGTGGCGAGTGCGAGCGAGTGGGAGACGGAGCGGAGAGCGGCAGAGGCGAGTGATCTTGTTGCTTGTGTGCGTTTGCGTGTGTCAGAGCGGGGCCGAACCCCTCCGCTATTCCCTGgcggaggagatggagagggagtcGTTTGTGGGCAATATTGCAGAGGACCTGGGGCTTTCTCCGAGCCAGCTGGCGGCTCGCAAGGCGCGCGTTGTGTCCGAGGGGAACGAGCGGCTTTTCCACCTCAATCGAAACACGGGAGCGCTGACGGCAAAGGAGTCTCTGGACCGAGAGGAGATGTGTCCGAGGAGAGACACCTGCACCGTCTTCTTTAAGATAGTCTTTGAAAATCCCTTGGAGCTGATCCGAGGGGAGGTGGAGGTTCTTGACGTGAACGACAACTCCCCCGTCTTCCCGGAGAAGGAGTTGATGTTAGAGATTCCCGAAACGACATCTCCTGGGTCCCGTTTCCCTTTGCAAAGCGCCAGGGACAAGGACGTGGGCCAGAACGGTTTGCAGAATTACAGCCTCGAGTCCAATTCGCATTTCTCCCTCGATTTCGGAACAGGAAAGGTTGATGTAAAATACCTGGAACTGGTCTTAGAACGGCACCTAGACCGGGAAGAGCAGCCGCAAATGAATTTAGTCCTCACTGCTACAGATGGGGGCTCCCCACCAAGGTCGGGCACAGTCCAAGTGCAGATCGTGGTGCTGGATGCCAATGACAACACCCCGGTCTTCAGTCGGGAGGTCTACGAGGTGCAACTGGCCGAGAGCAGCCCCCCGGGGCAGCTGGTGGTCAGAGTCGCGGCCGCGGATCCCGACGAAGGGTCCAACGGGAAAGTGCGATACAGCTTCACCCAAACGTCAGAGAGGTCCCGgcagctcttccagctgaacCCTGACACCGGGGAGATCCGGGTGGCAGGAACCGTGGACTTCGAGGAAGCGGAACGCCACGACTTGGTGGTGAGAGCCACCGACGGCGGGGGTCTGTCTGCGCATTGCAAAGTGCGGGTGGAGGTGCtggacgtgaacgacaacgcCCCGGAGATAACGCTCACCTCCCAGTCGGCCTCCATTCCCGAGGACGCGCCGCCCCGCACCGTGGTGGCCCTGTTGAGCGTGCGGGACCGCGACTCCGGCGACAACGGCAGGACGGAGTGCTTCATCGACGGGGACTCGCCCTTCATGCTGACGGGCGGCGGGGATGAGTACTACGAGCTGAGGACGACGGCGGCGCTGGACAGGGAGCGGGCGGCAGAGTATAACGTGACGGTGAGAGCCGCGGACCGGGGCAGGAGGCGGCTGAGCTCCCGGGCGAGCCTGCGGGTGCAGGTGTcggacgtgaacgacaacgcgcccgaGTTCACGCAGGCGGTTTACACGGCGTCGGTGTCGGAGAACGAGGGCCCCATGGTCCGCATCGGCAGCGTGAGCGCCACGGACGCCGACGCGGGAGCGAACGGGCGCGTGAGATACGCGCTGGTGCGGCAGGAGGGCGCGGAGCAGCCCGCGGTGTCGGTGAACGCCGAGAGCGGCGCCGTTTTCCTGCTGCGGCCGCTGGACTACGAGCAGGTGCGCGCCTTGGAGGTGGCGGTGCGCGCTGCCGACGGCGGCTCGCCGCCGCTGAGCGCCCAGGCGGTGCTGCGCGTGGTGGTGCGCGAcgagaacgacaacgcgcccgtgGTGCTGCACCCGCCCGCCGAGAGcagcggcgcggcggcgggcgaGCTGGTGCCGCGCTCGGCCGAGGCCGGGTACCTGGTGGCCAAGGTGGTGGCGGTGGACGCGGACGCGGGGCAGAACGCGTGGCTGTCGTACGAGCTGTGGAAGGCGACGGAGCCGGGGCTGTTCCGCGTGGGGCCGCACAGCGGCGAGGTGCGCACGGCGCGGGCCGTGGCGGAGCGGGACGCGCCCCGGCACAGGCTCGTCGTGCTGGTGCGAGACCGCGggcggccgccgcgctccgCCACCGCCACCCTCGGCATCGCCCTGGTCGGCGGCTTCTCCGACGCCCATCTGCGGGGCgccgaggaggcgccggccgcCGAGCCCGAGGGGCCGCTCACCCTCTCCCTCACCGTCTGCCTGGCCTGCGTGTCCGCCCTCTTCCTGGCCACGGCGGGGGCCGCCGTGGCGGCCAAGGTGCGGCGGGCCCGGCGCAGCGCGGCCGAGAGCTTGCCCGCCTTCCCGCAGTCCGCCCCGCCGAGCAGCGCGGGCTCCCTGCCCCGCAGCTCCGTCTACGACGTCTGCTTCGCCGCCGGCAGCCTCGACGGCGACTTGCGCTTCCTCgggcccctcctgccctgcttcccCGCCGGGctgccccccggcccggccGAGCAGCGGAGCTCGCTCTGCTCCACGGAGGCGGCCAACCTCGGCGACGACGGCGACCGGGCTGCAGAGGTGAGGGACCTGCCCGGGCCCGGGCGAGGCagggagcggggagggagcaGCGCGGGGGGCTCGGGGTGTCGCTCAC GACAGAGCTCCCATCTCCGCAGACACGGCTCGCAGACGTGCGGAAGCAGCTTGCACTGCAAAGAGGGGGAAGGAGCTCCATGGCAATTCTGA
- the LOC138727266 gene encoding protocadherin beta-15-like, whose protein sequence is MAIARQVLCLSALLSLPHARSQPLRYSVAEEAPSGSLVADVAEDAGLAPAQLSARRARLASEDGRQRLRLDRATGRLVVAERLDREELCAQAPACTLPLELLLADPLQFFRIEVAVRDVNDHSPRFPDEQLTLRIVERSDPGSRFPVVGAEDLDIGSNSVQSYSISPENEYFSVSYGSHSVGKNYVELVLEKPLDREEQAEMGFSLIAVDGGSPPRSGTTQIRIVILDVNDNPPVFTQQLYLGQILENMPEGSPVLRVEATDLDVGVNGEISYQFSRRVGQSESLFAIDPQSGEIKLIKPLDFEVAQKHELDIQATDGGGLSAICKVLVEVVDVNDHAPELVVSSFSSPLPENSLPGTVVAFFTVRDRDAGANGKITCALEDQLSFSLRPAYKNYYEIVTVSTLDREETAHYILTIIAADAGSPPLTTTQTFTVDISDINDNAPVFNQTSYVMYVRENNVPTVLVGTVHASDADIGPNAKVTYSLAPAHLTEQPPCSCISVNSENGHVFVLRPLDYEQLKQIEVLVIACDAGSPPLSANVTVRLVVVDENDNAPLVLHPAQDSSPASSELVPMSAEAGYLVTKVVAVDADSGQNSWLSYHLLKASDPSLFVVGAQSGEVRLRRPVMEKDTVKQNLIILVRDNGRPLLSATVALSALLLNDFSDVRLPHSSLATEDEGDSLTTYLIISLVFVSLLFLASMATFIACKACKRKELKDGLVLYGANNLPSSLADAASAGTLPHPYCYEINLTTGSGNSEFKFLKPILPSLPPQHCALGGDTDDEQDFHHDPLTTEDVTPENTGMLSAEQFNSLSLN, encoded by the coding sequence atgGCGATCGCAAGGCAagtgctttgtctctctgctctcctctcgctGCCGCACGctcgctcccagcccctgcgctACTCCGTAGCCGAGGAGGCGCCGAGCGGCTCGCTCGTAGCCGACGTGGCCGAGGACGCGGGGCTGGCCCCGGCGCAGCTCTCGGCTCGCCGCGCCCGCCTGGCCTCGGAGGACGGCCGGCAGCGCTTGCGCTTGGACCGCGCCACCGGCCGCCTCGTCGTGGCCGAGAGGCTCGACCGGGAGGAGCTGTGCGCCCAGGCGCCCGCCTGCACGCtgcccttggagctgctgctggccgaCCCGCTGCAGTTCTTCCGCATCGAGGTGGCCGTGCGGGACGTCAACGACCACTCGCCTCGGTTCCCGGACGAGCAGCTCACGCTTAGGATCGTAGAAAGGAGCGACCCAGGCTCGCGTTTCCCGGTGGTGGGGGCTGAGGACCTGGATATTGGTAGCAACAGTGTCCAGTCTTACAGCATTTCTCCCGAGAACGAGTACTTTTCTGTCTCCTATGGTAGTCACAGTGTGGGCAAGAACTATGTGGAACTGGTTTTGGAAAAGCCTCTAGACAGAGAGGAGCAGGCGGAGATGGGTTTCAGTCTCATTGCTGTGGACGGGGGCTCTCCCCCGAGGAGTGGGACGACCCAAATCCGCATTGTCATTCTGGATGTAAATGACAACCCTCCAGTATTTACACAGCAGCTGTACCTTGGTCAGATTTTGGAAAACATGCCAGAGGGCTCTCCTGTTCTGAGGGTGGAGGCAACTGATCTGGATGTGGGTGTAAATGGGGAGATCTCCTACCAGTTCAGCAGAAGAGTGGGCCAAAGTGAAAGCTTGTTTGCAATTGACCCCCAAAGCGGTGAAATTAAACTCATAAAGCCTCTGGACTTTGAGGTGGCACAAAAGCACGAGCTTGACATCCAGGCTACAGACGGTGGTGGCCTCTCAGCTATCTGCAAGGTACTGGTGGAGGTGGTAGATGTGAATGACCATGCTCCAGAGCTGGTGGTGAGCTCTTtcagcagccccctccctgaGAATTCATTACCTGGAACAGTGGTCGCCTTCTTCACTGTCAGGGACCGTGATGCTGGAGCCAACGGGAAGATCACCTGTGCCCTTGAGGACCAGCTGTCATTCTCCCTGCGGCCTGCCTATAAAAATTACTACGAAATCGTGACTGTGAGCACACTGGACAGGGAGGAGACGGCACACTACATCTTGACTATCATTGCAGCAGATGCAGGTTCACCTCCTCTCACTACCACTCAGACCTTCACGGTGGACATCTCTGATATTAATGACAATGCACCTGTCTTCAACCAGACATCATACGTCATGTATGTGCGTGAGAACAATGTCCCCACTGTTCTTGTTGGAACCGTCCATGCCTCAGATGCTGACATAGGCCCCAATGCCAAGGTGACCTATTCCCTGGCACCTGCTCACCTCACAGAGCAGCCTCCCTgttcctgcatttctgtgaacTCTGAGAATGGGCACGTGTTTGTGCTGCGGCCTCTGGACTATGAGCAGCTGAAGCAGATTGAGGTCTTGGTGATTGCCTGTGATGCAGGATCTCCTCCCCTCAGTGCCAATGTCACTGTCCGCCTTGTTGTGGTGGATGAGAATGACAATGCCCCACTGGTGCTGCATCCAGCCCAGgacagcagcccagcatccaGCGAGCTGGTGCCCATGTCCGCTGAGGCGGGGTACCTGGTCACCAAAGTGGTGGCTGTTGATGCCGACTCTGGGCAGAACTCGTGGCTCTCGTACCACCTGCTGAAGGCCAGTGACCCCAGTCTGTTTGTGGTGGGTGCCCAAAGTGGGGAGGTGCGTCTGAGGAGGCCAGTGATGGAGAAAGACACCGTGAAGCAGAATCTCATCATCCTGGTGCGAGACAACGGGCGGCCACTGCTGTCGGCCACAGTGGCACTGAGTGCACTTCTGCTCAATGACTTCTCAGATGTGCGCCTACCACACAGCAGCCTGGCCACAGAGGATGAGGGTGACTCCCTGACAACCTATTTAATAATTTCCTTGGTCTTTGTCTCACTGCTCTTCCTCGCATCCATGGCAACCTTCATCGCTTGCAAAGCAtgcaagagaaaggagctgaaggaTGGGCTTGTGCTTTATGGTGCCAACAACTTGCCGAGTAGCCTGGCTGATGCAGCCTCTGCAGggaccctgccccatccctattGCTACGAGATCAACCTCACAACGGGTTCAGGCAACAGCGAGTTCAAGTTCCTGAAGCCCATCCTGCCCAGCCTGCCACCACAGCACTGTGCCCTGGGCGGGGACACTGATGATGAACAGGATTTCCATCATGATCCTCTCACCACTGAGGATGTGACACCAGAGAACACAGGAATGCTCTCTGCAGAACAGTTCAATAGTCTTTCCTTGAACTAG